The following nucleotide sequence is from Leucoraja erinacea ecotype New England chromosome 2, Leri_hhj_1, whole genome shotgun sequence.
aaatttgaacttgaacatggTATTGGAGTGGTGTTTACCCTCACAGTTGTGAGTGTAAAAAGAATAGAGCAGGGAGctaagcatgcagccttgaggtgctcctgtgttgatggCTTATGAAGAGGAGATGTTGTTACTAATCCATACAGATTGAGGTCTGACAATGAGTTAGTCAAGGATCCAGCTGCGAAGGGAAGTATAGAGGCTCAGTTCTcataagtttatgttcataagtgataggagcagaattaggagatTTGGCCCATTGTCTACACACCACCATTcatgcatggctgatctataatttcctcttaactccattctcctgccttctccccaaaacctctaacacccatactaatcaggaatctatctatctctgccttaaacatatccattgacttggcctccacagccttctgtggcaattaataccacagattcaccaccctctggctaaagaaaccctcctcatctccttcgtaaaggaacgtcctttaattctgaggctatgacctctggtcctagcttctcccactagtggaaacatcttctccgcatccactctatccaggtctcaGATCTTCGTGATAATTTCGGAGGAGATGATGACGTTGAATGCAGAGATGTAGTCAGTGAGCAGCAGCAGCCTAATGAGTGatcaagatggaactgcagatgctgaaggtacacaaaaatgctggagaaactcagcgggtgcagcagcatctatggagcgaaggaaataggtgacgtttcgggccgaaaccgttcttcagattaATGAGTGAGTTCCCTTttgaaaaaaagacacatagtgcttgagtaactcagttggtcaggccgTATCCCCGGAGGATACGTCAGGTGACACCTAAGGTTGGGGAAAGACCTTCCTATATATGTGCTGAGGTGGAAATCCATATTGGCATGTGGTAGTCAGTGGGGAATAAAACAGGAATGTGCAATGGGGAAAGGCGATTGAAATTAGAATAGGTGGTGGAGAAGGGAGATAGAAAACTGAACATGCATTCGGGAAGAGGTATAAATCCATACTGTGTGGTAaggttgactaatcttctggaatattttgaggatgtgacaagtaaaatggatgaaggggagccagtggatgtagtgtatctagactttcagaaagcctttgataaggtcccgcacgggagactggtaactaaaattagagcacatggtattggtggtagggtgttgacatggatagaaaattggttggcagaccgttctatctgctcAGAGAGTtaacctccactgttgtgactgcagcctatatccctcctgatgctaatgccaagcttgcactgaaagagctgcatactgccattagcaatcaacagacgcacaaccccgaggcagccttcattgttgcgggtgacttcaatcactctaacctgaagactgtactccccaaattccaccaacatatctccttccccactagagtaggcaagacactggacaaagtctacaccaacatggctgaagcttacaaagccatccccctcccccaccttggtcagtctgatcacgtctcattgttcctgctccctaagtactccccactcatcagacgggttaaaccaactgtgaggacagttaaagtctggtcagaggaagcggacttcacacttcagcagtgttttggaaacactgactggaaggcgtttgcagcccaggccaccctcgactcccacacggacattgattcctacacatcctctgttctggactttataaacttcaccatcaatagtgtcacctccctcaaacaggtgaccatattcccgaatcagaagccatggatgaacagcgaggtcaggctactgctgaaagcacgggacaccgctttcaggtcaggcgatgctcgagcctacagttcatccagggctaacctgaagaggggcatcaggaaggccaagcaccgccataagctcaggattgaggagcacttcaacaacaactccgacccccgacgcatgtggcaaggcatccaggccatcacggactacagaccctccaacaccacccccacatccagcgacgcctccttccttgaggagcttaatcacttctatggccgcttcgacagggacaatctagagacagccatcaaggctgtgctacctgccgatcaccaacccctcacactcacccactacgacgtatacgtggcactgaatAGGTCTAATGCACGTAAagttgctggccctgacggcatccccgggcgcgtactcagggcctgtgctgcgcagctgacagacgtctggactgacatcttcaacctgtcacttgcccaagcagttgtccccacttgccttaaaaccacctccatcgtgccagtgccaaaacactccactgcggcaagcctcaatgacttccgcccagttgcacttacccccatcatcaccaagtgcttcaagaggctggtcctggcacacctcaaaagctgcctaccccccacactggatccctatcagtttgcctaccgcaagaacaggagtacggaggatgccatcataacggcacttcactccgccctctcccacctcgacaacagagacacttagaatgttgtaagaatgctgttcatcgattacagctcaccattcaacaccattataccatcaaaactgatcaccaaactcggtaacctgggcatccacccctccctctgcaactggatactggactttctaaccaacagacaccagtctgttaggttagacaagcacacctcttcaaccctcaccctgaacaccggcattccacagggctgtgtgctgagccccctcctctactccctcttcacctatgactgcacacctgtacatggtgctaacaccatcatcaagtatgcagatgatacaacggtgattggcctcatcagcaacaacgatgagttggcctacagggaggaggtccagcacttagcagcatggtgcgctgacaacaacctggcccttaactccaagaagaccaaggagctcattgtagacttcaggaagtccagaggcggcacgcacacccccatccacattaacgggacggaggtggaacgtgtttctagcttcaggttcctgggagtcaacatctccgatgacctctcttggacccacaatacctcaactctgatcacgaaggctcaccagcgtctcttcttcctgaggagactgaagaaggtccatctgtctcctcagatcctggtgaacttctaccgctgcaccatcgagagcatccttaccaactgcatcacagtatggtatggcaactgctctgtctccgaccggaaggcattgcagagggtggtgaaaattgcccaacgcatcaccggttcctcgctcccctccattgagtctgtccaaagcaagcgttgtctgcggagggcgctcagcatcgccaaggactgctctcaccccaaccatggactgtttaccctcctaccatccgggaggcgctacaggtctctccgttgccgaaccagcaggtcgaggaacagcttcttcccggtggctgtcactctactcaacaacgtacctcggtgactgccaatcaccacccccccccccggacacttattattatttattcaaatcatttgctatgtcgctcttccagggagatgctaaatgcatttttttgTCTCTGtagtgtacactgacaatgacaattaaaattgaatctgaatctgaagcaaagagtaggagtgaacaggttattttcagaatggcaggcagtggcgagtggagtgccgcaaggctcggtgttggggccgcaactgtttaccatatatattaatgatttggaagagggaattaggagcaacactagcaagtttgcggatgacacaaatctgggaggcagtgtgaactgtgaagaggatgttaggaggtttcagagtgacctggacaggttgaatgagtgggcagatgtgtggcagatgcagtataatatagataaatgtgaggttatccacattggcagcaaaaacaagggggcagattattatctcaatggagttaggttagataagggggaggtacagcgagacctgggtgtccttgtacactggtcactgaaagtggcgtgcaggtacagcaggtagtgaagaaagctaatggaatgttggccttcataacaagaggatttcagtataggattaaagaggttcttctgcagttgtatagggctgtggtgagaccacatctggagtattgtttacagttttggtcttctaatttgaggaaggacatccatgtgattgaggcagtgcagcataggttcacgagattgatccctgggatggcgggactgtcatatgaggaaagattgaaaagactaggcttgtattcactggagtttagaaggatgtaagGGGAACTCTCATCCTTGCCCCGTGACTCAGTGCTGAGAGAACACATCACTCGCACCAACACCAggatacatggattggacaggtttagcaggaaatgggccaaatgcaggctgatgGGATTAGTGTTGATAGGAcacgttgaccggtgtgggcatgatgggccgaagggcctttttccaagcTGTAAGATTCTATAAATTTATGACCAGCCGCCACCGGGAGCTGTGGGGTTGATCCATTGCCCAATTCTCAGTAAGTTCCTGGTACCCTGATTTCCAGCAGAGCAGTGAGGAAGTCAAAGTTTcgactcaggtctctggcacaccAATACCGACAGTGATTCATCTCTCTTGTTCTCATGCTGTAACCACCCCTTTCAGCACTGATTCCACTCTTGGTTTTGAGATCACATTCTGCAAGCTAAGCAAAGTACCAGTGTAATGCTGAAAATTTTCTCTGTCTTAGCTCACCACATTCAAATGATTAACAGTTTCAGTTATCTGTATTTGGTGTATGCATCCCAGTTTAAAACTCAATTTCTACTCTCCCCTCAGCAGTTCATTGCAGCTGCTCTTCAGACAATATATCACTTCAGGCCACATGAAAGAGAAACTGGAGTTATCCATTTGTCACCTTGCacctgctcagcacttcaataagatcatgattAATCTTTTACCTCAGCGTCACTTTCCTGAGCTAACTCTATATCCTCTGATTTCCTAAGCATCCAAAAATATATATCAATCTCGTTTTTCAAATACAGTCAGTAACTAAGCCTCTGCAGGCAGATAAAGCAATTATTTCTAATTTAAGCACTGAATGACCAACCCCTTATTGTAAGGTTATGACTTATGGTTCTGGACATCCCAGTGGGAGAAGCATCACCCACTCTAGACTCTTTGGTTATGCCCTTTGCACAGACTCCAGAGGGATTCAGGTTGAGCAGTACAGCTTTGGTGGTTACTTCACCTAATGCTAGCTTTATAGACATCACAGATTTAATGGCACTTCTTTATGCTCCAATTCTAAAAAGTCATGGCAAAATTACTGTCCTGGATGCAAGACCAATCTTGTAGTGATTTTTTACGTTGATTGTAAAATAAACCTGGGATAAAATGCCTTGGAATGACACACTCAACTATACTGTGCACTGGAAATTACTTAAATGTGTCCTGTCTCATGGCCAAATAACCTGCCTGATGTGATACTTAATCCTTTGTGTGAGTAATTGAATGGTTGCCAGTGCTATGGAAACATATCAAGACATCAGTCACTGACTCCAGATGTTTTTGGGAGCTGGAAATAATTGAATCTCTGTAAACGTCCAGAGCATTTAAACAGCACATCCATTTATTAAATTTCAGTTGATTTCGTGAAAAAAAATGGATGAGAAGTAGCTTCCTTCTCCCAATCGAAGTAGAAAACACTGTATAGAAggcttcccctccccaccacaccaACAATTATTTGCTTCTGCGGTACGTAAATATTGCTTTCACAGAATGATATATTTTTTCAGGATTAACTTTAAATTTGATTAAACCTTAAGATTGTTTCCCAATCTGTAATTCATATTGTTTCCAAACACAGCCTTGTACCAAAACTGGTACCTTCTGAACATGTGTAAATTGTGTATTTATTGCCAGTAAATCTGAATTACAGCCTAGTGAACCATTTGAAGAGGACACAATGgctgttaggaatgacacatatgcTGTGGATTCTGGGTATCTAATTATTAGTTTACATATACCATCAGTTggagtggcacagtgatgcagttggtagagctgctgggtCACGGAGCTAGAGACCTGGGGttaattctgacctcaggtgcagtctgtgtggagtttgcatgttctccatgggtTTCTTCATGGTggcccagtttccttccacatcccaaggacttgcaggttaattggtctgtgtaaattgcccctgatgtgtcgggagtgaatgcgaaagtgtgataacatagaactggtgtgaacaggcccgtgtggactcagtgggctgcagggcctgtttccatgctgtaatcaatcaatcagtctttTGTGTTATCAATCTGTTAAGTGTTTCTAGAAAAGGTGAATGAAAAAGTAAGCATCTCTGGGTAGGGAGTTGCTTTAAGATGACTTTCATAAATAGTTGTCAACCCATTTTCTCTGTCACAAAACAAATTTACAGCTAATTtgcaaatcaattaaaaaaatcaccTTTAAAAACCATGAAAATTGTTATCCATTATTAAAATAAGTATTTTGATTTTTGATGTGTGCTTATCCGTGTTTGTTAAAATTCTGCCTAACACACCTTGTTCTACTGTATATGGTATAGACCAAAATAAAGAGGCCGTTAAAAGGCTCTGGAAGATAAGATTTCAGATTTTACAGCTGTTCGATCAGCAGCGTGGGAGTGAAGGTATTTTCCACACTCAGGATTAGAATATGCACACCCAGGTATGCAGATAATTCAAGACGGATGCGTGACAGCCGTTATACATGAGTGGTTTCAAAGGTAGGTGGAGCCAATCATTGCCCTTTTAATCTCGGGTCACCCATGAGAATGGCTGGTTGATGTCTCATTGCCAGCACAGCTTGGAACTGAGCACTGGTTGGAGATCTGCTAGCTCACACTCACGCATAACGTTCATGTTTTAAGTTCGACCTAGGAGGAGAGCTCTCTGAACCAACACAAGCATGGCTGAGGAACGAGTGTATTCAGATTCTAGCAACCTTGCTTATGGCCAATCTACCGCTGCTGCAGGTGAAGGGGATGCCTCGCCGCTTGATCCATTAACCATTTTTAATCTCCTAGAGAAAGTGGCTGGGATTGTCGACAGTGTGAATGAAACTCAACAGAAAATGGAACTACAGCAACTGGAAATAGAAAACACCGTTAAAGAGATACAAATCGATGTTGCAAAACTTAATAAGGCTCATTTGGCCACAGATAACACGGTCGCAAAGTTGCTAGTGAAAACCCAAAAGATCAACGCCAATGTTAAAGATGTGAGACAGCGACTGGATAAAACCAATGCTCAGGTCAAAAAAGTTGAAGGAAATCACCGTGAGCTGCTCAAAAGGAATAAATTTCGGGTGGTTATATTCCAGGTAAGTTCCATTTGAAGTGGTCGCTTTAAGTCTTACTAGTTTGAAGAATTTGAGATTCTATACTTAGTGTTGAAAGCATGACATGCTGAACAAGTCACAGCTGCTACCAAGCTAATATTCCGTGTTGAACTTTATTCTGCAGGGAATCGCTAATTCAGCAGAATCTTTAAGTCAGGGCATCTGTTAGATGTTTTACAATCTCTACAATCCCCGAGAAATTGTTTCCATTTTTGTGTATTAATGGCCTTTAAATAAAATTACTGAAACAATAAATCACGGGAGTTGAGTAACAGATAGAGAATTCATTTGGACATGTGGGTCGTATTAATACTCCAGTCGGCCTCGTGCCATCTGTATTGAAGGTTAATGGCTGTGAAACAGCGACTATTTGCTGTCCACATGAAAAACAATACGCGGAGACCAGTGGTCCGTATTTGGCCTTCCTTCCGACTCACATCACAGAGTTATTTTTGAAAAGACAGTCAGTAAAGTTTATACATAGGCGAAGACCTGGAAACGTGCAAATGCTTCATTAAGCTGAATGCCATTTTTGTTCACATACCATTGTAAATTAATTAGGGACAATAGAATGTTGCTGTGGGAGTTATTTTTAATACCTTTATAGATCCACTGGTGAGATAATTATTCTGAACTGTGGCATACTGGACCTTTCAAATGGATGCAGTAGTAATGGAAGAGTCCAGAATTCACAATATTAATATCACTGACCTCCAGTCTATTGTAACAGCTGACAATTAATGACCCATATTACATGCTTAAAACAGGAATAGAGAATGATGAATTGTCATGCATCAACGCCACTTGCGTAACTCAATTTTTCAAAATTTGTTAATATTTATCCCTCCGCAGAAAAAGGCTTTTTGTTAAATATCATCTGTTGTTCAGGTTTACGTAGCATTATATCATTGTCAGTAGGCTATTCCAATGCAAAGATGAAGAGAACAAGTGAGCAATAACGAGAACTTGACATAAATGTTTCCTTGGAACACAGAAGGATGAGATGTGATCTTACaggggtgtataagatcatgggggggaatagatagggtggatgcacagtcttttacccagagtagatgaatcaaaaaccataggtttaaggtgagaggagaaatatttaataggaacctgcaaGACAACTCTTTCCTCACAGTGGATGGTGAGaacatggaatgagctggcagaggaggtagctgaggcaggtaccaaAAATGACATTTGAAAGTCATTTGGataagatacatggataggaaatatttagagggacatgggccaaaccaCGTgaatgggagtagtgtagatggggcatctttgtcgccGTGGGCAAGtaagtccaaagggcctgtttccattctgtatgactatgactatgagtctAATCCTGGTCTCATCTAATGGCCATGCATGATTGGCTTCTTCTGGGGCACTCTGTGGAAAAGCATTTGATATCATTAAATGTTCCCTCCATTACTTCTGAGCATAGACCAAATATGTAATATACCACAGCTCAACTAATTCATTGCAATAAAGTGATTTTAATCAGTGCATCTTACTAGGATGAGGGCTTGTGGAGAATCATTTGAATAAATATACAAAACATATCTGTGGGAATAAAATAAAACTTGGTGTCCAATTTATTTGAAAATCCacaaaatgcaaatgctggaaatctaaaacaaaaacagaaaatgttggaaatagtcagcaggtcaggccacatctgtaggAAAAGAAACAGTCAAGGATTCCGGTCCAAGACCCTTCAATTTGGAAGTAGTTTCTCTTCGGTAGACTGGAAATATATACCCTTTTTCTCTTCCCACATAtgcgacctgacctgctgagtatttctggcattttcAGTTCCAATTTACTTACAATAAAGGATATATTGTGCAATATCCTTTGTCCTGTTTTTATATGACACTCAAGAATGCTAAACTAGCTAAAGCAATGCTGCAGCTGCTCTATATCAAACCTTCGGTTATCAATGATAAATGCTTTGAAGAAACTATTTCCCTACTATACACTAACACATCTGAGAAAGTGAAAGACTTTCAACAATGGCCTGCTGGAATCCTGCAACGTGATGTTAGGACCTTTGAGGATTATTCTAGCATTCAAATCAAAATGTTGATCGTGAGTTAGCTTTTATGAAGCAAATGAGTTGGACAGCTAGCAGCTTAAAAGGAGACTGATGGTGCATCCATGACATCATGGTGTCCCACAAGGGATATATTTTCCACTAGAAGGTGGTACAAAACTAATTTGTGTGGATGTGTCAGACTTCAGTTGTGTGGATGAATACAATTGGAAAGAAATATTAGCTGCCTGAGCAATAAatgatttgctgaaatcacaatgAAAATCCAATATGTTGTGATGTGGAAATCCAGAATAACAACCTCAACTTTTTACTTTCACAGGAAGAAAATGAAATGCCTTCTTCTGTCACGTATAAAAAACTTCCAAACGAGGGGAATGCAGCGGCATCTGAAGAACACAGTTCAAAAACAGCCACACCACCACCAGACCTCTCCTCTGATGAAGAGCTTGTTTATGAAGATGGAACTGCAACTGCACGCCTCAAGAAATCGGGAATGAAGGGAGTGGATAATATCAAGAAAGTTTTCTCAAGAGAAAATATGCAAAAAACCAAGCAAAACTTAGGGAAGCAGATGAATCGGCTGAGCGCAACTATAGTCCCCCCAGACCAGAGAGAGAAGATAAGGATTTCTGGAGAGAGGATCAAAAAGTCCATTGTCGATTCAAAAccttttcatatgaagaagaaaaatgaaagAAGTGGGGCAGAAGGGCAAGAGGTTGCCATCAAAAATGTGGGAGAAAGTTCCAAAGGCGAGGGCACTGGTCCAGAAGCGGCAACTGATATTAACGCTGCAGCAGCTGCTGAGGTTAGTGAAGACAGCCTCCCAAGCATGAGTCCACATGTTGCCAATACAGAGACGGTCGTTGTAACAATGGAAGCAAAGGGTGAAGAAGCAGTGCCTGCAGTGGCAGAGGGGAAGCGGAGTCCTGAGTTTAGTTAAGCACAGACTTAAAGCTGCGCTACTTAATAGTGGCAGAGACTGCCACGCCTGTGATGGCAATACATCCCTAAAATGAGTTGTGCTTCCATTCAAATGTTACTGGTTTAATTACTTAGATTCTTTATTTAATttggccttttttttttaaaatgaagcATTGGTGTCATGTACAAAGTCAGTCCTCCCATGTGCATCCTGCTAGCAGGTTGACTGGACCTCAGATGACCGTGGATCAGTCTTCTGCATTTTTTTCTGATAGTTGTAGAAGTGGAATTACAAAGGATTGACAGGAAGTTTACAACCTAAAATAAATTAGTAAATTCtgggattttaattttttttatttcaagagTGGTCTTTGAAGAAGAACAGCATCAATTAATCTTGTATTTTTatcttaaatttatttttgaataggGCTATTAAGTAATGCAGCTTTAATTCTTGTAGTCTCTCAGCTTCTGATACATTGTGTTCTATGGATCATTGTGTCGACACATGCCATGTCATTGCAAGAAGAGATTTAGAAAGTCTTGCTTCCCTCTTATTTATGGTAATCAAAACACTAAGTAATCAAGGCTCAGGATTGAAAACGAGAAGCAAAATGATCAGGTGTTGAATATTAGGAAAATTATAGCATATAAATGTAGAATTCATCTATAAAATTTGTCAGCATTCATCATATTCCATCCCACAGGGAATGTAATCAAATTGCTGCATGGCTTAGAAATATATTActacaatataaatatatttcaAAAGCCAGTTACATAAATAGAATCAAAGCAATTCAAGTACGTATTTTATTATGGGTTCTTTACAAATATTCATTTTTTAAACGCAAGTATTTAGCTGAATTGAGCATGTTTTTGAAGTGTGTATCCTGTGTAATCACCATGGTACCATGAGTtagttttaaaattgaattagAAGTGTTGCAGTACATGTAGAATGGTGTGATTTAGTATAATATCCTTTGTGTACCTTTCATGTTGTCTTTCATGTGGATGTGCAAATGGTGTCAGAGTTATGTGTTTATCTTTTTGGAGGGTAGGAtggggtgtggagggagtggaaatTTCAATGGTGTTCGTAAAAAAGTATGTCATCCAGTTGGCCATTCAAGTGAATAACCTATTTTTTAGTTTGAGTCGATTCCCCTGCAATTAAAGGTTGATCTCTAATTTTAAGAGTTACCTTAATGTATGCATTTGTTGAAACGTAGGGACAGCTGACGTGTGCCTGTATTCACTTTACAtgtttcttcccccttctctccttctggAGATGGTGACTCATGCTGAGCCATTGTTCCAAGGGCGCTGGAAGCCCTCAGATATTACAGCCAAGCATGTGAGCTTGTGCTTTGAATGTTGGCAGGCTATTTGCCCATTGAGAGGGATGTCACAATGAGGCCAACTCTGGCCACACCCATTGACCAGAAACAGATTTTCCAGGAGGAGTCACTGGATAGTAACCAAGAGCAGGAATCCTGGCCATTTGCCTCCTATCCAACAACGATGTTCAAATTCATACATTCTTCTAATTTTGGGTTTAAGAATGACCAGAAAGATGAATCATATTAGATTGGATTCCTCATTCTGCCTTCCTTTTAAGTACCGCCACTCCGTTTTTGAACCTTACTTATTATTCTGTTCTCTAACTAGTCCATACCATTCAAAACGTCCCCACTAAATAAAGAACCAGTACAGCTCAAaccaagtgttcaagaaggaactgcagatgctggaagatcgaaggtacacaaaattgctggagaaactcagcgggtgcagcagcatccggggagactaagcgtaggttgacTAAGCAtaggggagactaagcgtaggttgggcgatcgtttcgccgaacacctccgctcagtccgcaataaccaacctgacctcccggtggctcagcacttcaactccccctcccattcccaatccgacctctctgtcctgggtctcctccattgccagagtgagcaacagcggaaattggaggaacagcacctcatattcc
It contains:
- the LOC129709732 gene encoding caveolae-associated protein 4-like isoform X2 codes for the protein MAEERVYSDSSNLAYGQSTAAAGEGDASPLDPLTIFNLLEKVAGIVDSVNETQQKMELQQLEIENTVKEIQIDVAKLNKAHLATDNTVAKLLVKTQKINANVKDVRQRLDKTNAQVKKVEGNHRELLKRNKFRVVIFQEENEMPSSVTYKKLPNEGNAAASEEHSSKTATPPPDLSSDEELVYEDGTATARLKKSGMKGVDNIKKVFSRENMQKTKQNLGKQMNRLSATIVPPDQREKIRISGERIKKSIVDSKPFHMKKKNERSGAEGQEVAIKNVGESSKGEGTGPEAATDINAAAAAEM
- the LOC129709732 gene encoding caveolae-associated protein 4-like isoform X3, which gives rise to MAEERVYSDSSNLAYGQSTAAAGEGDASPLDPLTIFNLLEKVAGIVDSVNETQQKMELQQLEIENTVKEIQIDVAKLNKAHLATDNTVAKLLVKTQKINANVKDVRQRLDKTNAQVKKVEGNHRELLKRNKFRVVIFQEENEMPSSVTYKKLPNEGNAAASEEHSSKTATPPPDLSSDEELVYEDGTATARLKKSGMKGVDNIKKVFSRENMQKTKQNLGKQMNRLSATIVPPDQREKIRISGERIKKSIVDSKPFHMKKKNERSGAEGQEVAIKNVGESSKGEGTGPEAATDINAAAAAEN
- the LOC129709732 gene encoding caveolae-associated protein 4-like isoform X1, yielding MAEERVYSDSSNLAYGQSTAAAGEGDASPLDPLTIFNLLEKVAGIVDSVNETQQKMELQQLEIENTVKEIQIDVAKLNKAHLATDNTVAKLLVKTQKINANVKDVRQRLDKTNAQVKKVEGNHRELLKRNKFRVVIFQEENEMPSSVTYKKLPNEGNAAASEEHSSKTATPPPDLSSDEELVYEDGTATARLKKSGMKGVDNIKKVFSRENMQKTKQNLGKQMNRLSATIVPPDQREKIRISGERIKKSIVDSKPFHMKKKNERSGAEGQEVAIKNVGESSKGEGTGPEAATDINAAAAAEVSEDSLPSMSPHVANTETVVVTMEAKGEEAVPAVAEGKRSPEFS